From the Pseudoalteromonas tunicata genome, one window contains:
- the pheT gene encoding phenylalanine--tRNA ligase subunit beta, producing the protein MKFSEKWLREWVNPAIETEALSEQLSMAGLEVDGLDPVAGAFSGVVVGEVVECGQHPDADKLRVTKVNIGQEELLDIVCGAANCRQGLKVAVATVGAVLPGDFVIKKAKLRGQPSHGMLCAFSELGITDNSDGILELPADAPIGQDIRQYLGLDDFIVDVDLTANRSDCLGIKGLAREVGVLNSLDVTPITITPVAATIDDTLNIELVAPASCPRYLGRVIKGINLAATTPLWMVERLRRSGVRAIDPVVDVTNYVLLELGHPMHAFDLAKIEGGIKVRNASQDEELVLLDGNTVKLHADTLVIADHQKPLAMAGIFGGLDSGVTETTQDILLESAFFSPLAIAGQARRYGLHTDASHRYERGVDYQLQHDAMARATELLLEIVGGQAGPVVEALSQSHLPAEKSVVLRQSRLDKVIGYAIAPETVTDILTRLGLTVVHTDGQWTAVVPSFRFDISIEEDLIEEVARVFGYNNIPNVAPKASLKMTTHNEATLSVKTIRNTLVTRGYQEAITYSFVDPKVQNLIHPQADALVLPHPISIEMSAMRVSLLPGLLSSLMYNQNRQQSRIRLFEHGLKFIKDEQAENGVAQQAVIGGVITGSVMGDHWAVPSRHVDFYDLKGDVEALFALTADKASFELKNEAIEGLHPGQSAAIYRDGKKIGFLGTLHPEIQAKLSINSQTFVFEIEMLGLEKRQLPQAKEISKFPANRRDIAIVVKDEVKLADILAVIEKVGANQLVDLNLFDVYKGKGIESDHKSLAIALTLQNGDRTLEEQDIKLVVDQVVAVLAEEFNASLRD; encoded by the coding sequence ATGAAATTTAGTGAAAAGTGGTTAAGAGAGTGGGTTAACCCAGCAATTGAAACTGAGGCTCTTTCGGAACAGCTGTCGATGGCCGGTTTGGAAGTGGATGGCTTAGATCCAGTAGCGGGTGCATTTAGCGGTGTTGTTGTTGGTGAAGTAGTTGAATGTGGCCAACATCCTGATGCAGACAAATTACGTGTTACCAAAGTAAATATTGGTCAAGAAGAGTTACTTGATATTGTTTGTGGTGCCGCTAACTGTCGTCAAGGGTTAAAAGTAGCTGTTGCAACAGTAGGTGCTGTTTTACCCGGTGATTTTGTCATTAAAAAAGCAAAACTACGTGGTCAACCATCTCATGGTATGCTCTGTGCTTTTTCTGAGTTAGGTATTACGGATAACTCAGATGGTATTTTAGAATTACCTGCTGATGCACCAATAGGCCAAGATATTCGTCAGTATCTTGGTTTAGATGATTTTATTGTTGATGTTGATTTAACCGCTAACCGTAGCGATTGTTTAGGTATCAAAGGACTAGCTCGCGAAGTTGGAGTACTTAACTCACTTGATGTAACACCTATTACGATTACACCTGTTGCAGCAACAATTGACGACACCCTGAATATTGAGCTTGTTGCACCGGCTTCATGTCCTCGTTATTTAGGCCGTGTTATTAAAGGGATTAACTTAGCAGCGACAACTCCACTGTGGATGGTTGAACGTTTACGCCGTAGTGGCGTGCGTGCTATCGATCCCGTTGTTGATGTTACAAACTACGTATTACTTGAATTGGGTCATCCAATGCATGCGTTTGATTTAGCTAAAATCGAAGGCGGTATCAAAGTACGTAATGCATCACAAGACGAAGAATTAGTATTGCTTGATGGGAATACCGTTAAGTTACATGCAGATACTTTAGTGATAGCCGATCATCAAAAACCGCTGGCAATGGCAGGTATTTTTGGTGGTCTAGATTCAGGTGTCACTGAAACAACTCAAGATATTTTATTAGAAAGTGCATTTTTTAGTCCGCTTGCAATTGCAGGCCAAGCGCGTCGTTATGGCTTACACACTGATGCGTCACATCGCTATGAGCGTGGGGTTGATTACCAATTACAACACGATGCAATGGCACGTGCAACTGAGTTGTTACTTGAAATTGTGGGTGGTCAAGCAGGTCCAGTGGTTGAAGCGTTAAGCCAATCTCACTTGCCAGCAGAAAAATCAGTTGTACTGCGCCAAAGTCGATTAGATAAAGTCATTGGCTATGCAATTGCGCCTGAAACAGTTACGGATATTTTAACTCGTTTAGGATTAACCGTTGTTCATACCGATGGTCAATGGACAGCAGTTGTACCAAGTTTTAGATTCGATATTAGTATCGAAGAAGATTTAATTGAAGAAGTTGCTCGTGTTTTTGGTTATAACAACATTCCAAATGTTGCGCCAAAAGCGAGTCTTAAGATGACTACTCATAATGAGGCGACGTTATCGGTTAAGACTATTCGAAATACCTTAGTAACTCGTGGTTACCAAGAAGCGATTACCTACAGCTTTGTTGATCCAAAAGTCCAAAATTTAATTCATCCTCAAGCAGATGCATTAGTATTACCTCATCCAATTTCGATTGAGATGTCTGCAATGCGTGTGAGTTTATTACCAGGGTTACTGTCATCACTGATGTACAACCAAAATAGACAGCAAAGCCGTATTCGTTTGTTTGAACATGGTCTTAAATTTATTAAAGATGAACAGGCTGAAAATGGTGTTGCTCAACAAGCCGTTATTGGTGGTGTGATCACTGGTTCTGTTATGGGTGATCATTGGGCTGTGCCAAGTCGCCATGTCGATTTTTACGATCTTAAAGGTGACGTTGAAGCATTATTTGCATTAACAGCTGATAAAGCATCATTTGAGCTTAAAAATGAGGCGATTGAAGGCTTACATCCAGGTCAATCGGCTGCAATTTACCGCGATGGTAAAAAAATTGGCTTTTTAGGTACTTTACATCCTGAAATACAAGCTAAACTATCGATTAATAGTCAGACTTTTGTCTTTGAAATCGAAATGTTAGGGTTAGAAAAACGTCAATTACCACAAGCAAAAGAGATCTCTAAGTTCCCTGCAAACCGCAGAGACATTGCGATCGTTGTAAAGGATGAAGTTAAATTAGCTGATATTCTTGCTGTGATAGAAAAAGTTGGCGCAAATCAATTGGTTGACCTAAACTTGTTTGATGTGTATAAGGGCAAAGGTATTGAGTCAGATCATAAAAGTCTGGCTATTGCTCTAACACTGCAAAATGGTGATCGTACGCTCGAAGAGCAAGACATCAAATTAGTAGTAGATCAAGTAGTGGCCGTTTTGGCTGAAGAGTTTAATGCATCGTTGAGGGACTAG
- the ihfA gene encoding integration host factor subunit alpha: protein MALTKADIAEHLFVKLGINKKDAKELVESFFENIRAALESGEQIKLSGFGNFDLRDKNQRPGRNPKTGEDIPISARRVVTFRPGQKLKTRVEVGTTKSN, encoded by the coding sequence ATGGCGCTTACTAAAGCCGACATAGCTGAACACCTATTTGTTAAATTGGGTATTAATAAAAAAGATGCCAAAGAACTAGTTGAAAGTTTTTTTGAAAATATTCGTGCAGCTCTTGAAAGCGGCGAACAAATCAAACTTTCAGGCTTTGGTAACTTTGATTTACGTGACAAAAACCAGAGACCAGGTCGAAATCCTAAAACGGGTGAAGACATTCCAATCTCTGCACGTCGCGTGGTGACTTTTCGGCCAGGCCAAAAGCTCAAAACCCGAGTTGAAGTAGGTACAACTAAGTCAAATTAA
- a CDS encoding glyceraldehyde-3-phosphate dehydrogenase, which translates to MTLSHEQNYQKSWQERQDYAESMQPIIGKLYRNAGIEIAIYGRPLVSASTIDIIKAHKTVAQFEESKLRLRESYPFLEAISKMQLASARIDLGKLAYGFIYKNAGEGRSIEEYLNDELAEIINKDDQSKPRDVVLYGFGRIGRLLARLLIERGGSHADLRLRAIVVRGGKDGDLEKRASLLRRDSIHGPFNGSITVDHERNAIKANGAYIQVIYANSPAEIDYTAYGIDDALIVDNTGIWSDEAGLSQHLQSKGAAKVLLTAPAKGDIKNIVYGVNNGTIGKEDKIVSAASCTTNAITPVLKAINDKYGIANGHVETVHSYTNDQNLIDNYHKSERRGRSAALNMVITSTGAAKAVAKALPELAGKLTGNAIRVPTPNVSMAIINLNLNSSTNREELNQFLRDTALYSDLRDQIDYTASTEIVSSDLVGSRYAGVVDSQATIVEDNRAILYVWYDNEFGYSCQVVRVMRDMAEVIHPSLPR; encoded by the coding sequence ATGACCTTATCTCACGAGCAAAACTATCAAAAAAGTTGGCAGGAACGCCAAGATTACGCAGAAAGTATGCAACCTATTATTGGTAAGTTATATCGCAATGCCGGTATTGAGATCGCCATTTATGGCCGTCCATTGGTAAGCGCAAGTACTATCGATATCATCAAAGCACATAAAACTGTGGCACAATTTGAAGAAAGTAAACTACGCCTGCGTGAAAGTTATCCATTCTTAGAAGCTATCAGCAAGATGCAATTGGCTTCTGCCCGTATAGATTTAGGTAAATTAGCTTATGGTTTTATTTATAAAAATGCGGGTGAAGGCCGTAGCATTGAAGAATATTTAAACGATGAACTAGCTGAAATCATCAATAAAGATGATCAATCAAAACCTCGTGACGTAGTGCTATACGGTTTCGGTCGTATTGGTCGTCTATTGGCTCGTTTATTAATTGAACGAGGCGGTTCTCACGCTGACCTTCGTTTACGTGCCATTGTTGTTCGTGGTGGTAAAGACGGTGATCTAGAAAAACGTGCGAGTTTATTACGACGTGATTCAATCCATGGTCCGTTTAATGGTTCAATTACTGTTGACCATGAGCGTAATGCAATTAAAGCTAACGGTGCCTACATTCAAGTGATTTATGCCAACTCTCCAGCAGAAATCGACTACACAGCTTATGGCATTGATGACGCATTAATTGTTGATAATACTGGTATTTGGAGCGATGAAGCTGGTTTAAGTCAGCATCTTCAATCAAAGGGTGCTGCAAAAGTATTGTTAACCGCTCCTGCTAAAGGCGATATTAAAAATATCGTATATGGCGTCAATAACGGCACTATTGGTAAAGAAGATAAAATTGTTTCAGCAGCAAGCTGTACGACAAATGCTATTACGCCAGTATTAAAAGCAATCAACGATAAATATGGCATTGCTAATGGTCATGTTGAGACCGTGCATTCTTATACCAATGACCAAAATTTAATTGATAACTACCACAAATCTGAGCGACGTGGTCGTAGTGCTGCGCTAAATATGGTGATCACCTCAACAGGTGCGGCTAAAGCAGTTGCTAAAGCATTACCAGAGTTAGCGGGTAAATTAACAGGTAACGCTATTCGCGTACCAACCCCAAATGTATCAATGGCAATCATTAATTTGAATTTAAATAGCAGCACTAATCGTGAAGAATTAAACCAATTCTTACGTGATACTGCGCTTTATTCAGATTTACGTGACCAAATTGATTATACAGCTTCAACCGAAATCGTTTCTTCTGATTTAGTTGGAAGTCGCTATGCGGGTGTGGTTGATTCACAAGCAACAATTGTTGAAGACAACCGTGCAATTTTATACGTATGGTATGACAACGAGTTTGGTTATAGCTGCCAAGTTGTGCGCGTAATGCGTGACATGGCTGAAGTTATTCACCCAAGCCTGCCACGTTAA
- a CDS encoding DUF2989 domain-containing protein, whose amino-acid sequence MKLAYLLFLSTLLLVGCDSQISVREVCEQSPLMCEDLNTDGHCNFERSDVIVARYYEKQQPTDVNKFTLLNGFEKYSKCIHLASGIEHIKLKDKKTSRMNGYLTSLKEIKRLSQETVNSQLPQLLYYHWSRNGSEQALEQLLQQENQPSMQTSELQFLLATYYIKFDLDKTITLLYRSLELYKGDKPINQEIFTTLVNLFYKQKNYKNAYIWGLIAQESGGAKIDLAGLENLLAGEGKSIESLEDLADKTLSDIQDGKFVSPRN is encoded by the coding sequence ATGAAGCTAGCGTACCTGCTTTTTTTAAGTACTTTATTGTTAGTAGGCTGTGATAGCCAAATAAGTGTGCGAGAAGTCTGCGAGCAATCACCACTGATGTGCGAGGATCTCAACACGGATGGCCATTGTAATTTTGAGCGTTCAGATGTGATTGTGGCCCGCTACTATGAAAAACAACAACCAACTGATGTAAATAAATTTACGTTGCTCAATGGCTTTGAAAAATACTCAAAATGCATTCACTTAGCGTCTGGCATTGAGCATATAAAATTAAAAGACAAAAAAACCTCTCGCATGAATGGCTACCTCACCAGCCTTAAAGAAATAAAACGCCTTTCCCAAGAAACTGTCAATTCACAGTTACCGCAGCTGCTATATTATCACTGGTCTCGAAACGGTTCTGAGCAAGCCTTAGAACAATTACTACAACAAGAAAACCAGCCAAGCATGCAAACCTCTGAGTTACAATTTTTGCTCGCCACTTATTACATTAAATTTGATCTTGATAAAACCATTACCCTACTTTATCGTTCATTAGAACTCTATAAAGGTGATAAACCAATTAACCAAGAAATTTTTACCACCTTAGTTAACTTATTCTACAAACAAAAAAATTATAAGAATGCCTATATTTGGGGATTAATCGCACAAGAGTCTGGCGGCGCGAAAATCGACTTAGCAGGACTTGAAAATTTACTTGCCGGTGAAGGTAAATCAATCGAGAGTTTAGAAGACCTCGCAGATAAAACCTTATCTGATATTCAAGATGGGAAGTTTGTTTCACCGAGAAATTAA